From Brucella pseudogrignonensis, a single genomic window includes:
- the pheT gene encoding phenylalanine--tRNA ligase subunit beta: MKFTLSWLKDHLETDATLDQIVEKLTDIGLEVDGVDDRAAFKAFKIAKVLNAVQHPDADKLRVLTVDTGEGQPVQVVCGAPNARTGLVGVLGRPGDYVPGLDVTLSVGKIRGVESFGMMCSERELELSDEHNGIIDLPDDAPVGTSYAAYLGIDDPIIEIGLTPNRADCAGIRGIARDLAAAGLGTLKNTLPEAVKGEGQTPVKIILDQDSENPFCNGFALRLVKGVKNGPSPKWMQQRLKDIGMRPINALVDITNYVTFDQGRPLHVFDAAKVKGNLTVRLAKDGETILGLDGREHKFKPGMYVIADDNGPESIAGIMGGEHSGCDENTVDVLIESALWDPRMIARTGRELGIVTDARYRFERGVDPEMMVPGAEIATKMVLELCGGQPTVLDVVGYTAPAARVIDFPVSEVKRLTGIDVSYDESFDILKRLGFGVEGDGKVIKATVPTWRNDVEGKADLVEEVMRIHGINQIAPQPLPGLGTVNGRILTTLQIRTRLARRTLASRGMMEAVTYSFISEAQAKAFGGGKPELKLANPIAADMSDMRPSLLPGLLSAAQRNADRGFGDTALFEVSGVYEGDKPDQQRRVAGGVRRGTAGVEGAGRFWAGNASPVGVFDAKADALAALEAAGAPVDRIQIEAGGPEWFHPGRSGTLKLGPKVVLGYFGEFHPDTLEALDVSGALCGFEVYIDAIPEPKAKATRTKPALSLSQFQSLKRDFAFVVDASVEAGNVVKAVSSADKKLIAGVQVFDVFTGASLGEGKKSIAVEVLLQPQDRTLTDEDLEALAKQIVANVTKQTGGVLRG, encoded by the coding sequence ATGAAATTCACACTTTCCTGGCTCAAGGATCACCTTGAAACTGATGCGACGCTCGACCAGATCGTCGAAAAACTCACCGATATTGGTCTGGAAGTGGATGGCGTCGACGATCGTGCTGCATTCAAAGCTTTCAAGATCGCTAAGGTTTTGAATGCTGTTCAGCACCCCGATGCCGACAAGCTGCGCGTTCTCACCGTTGATACAGGCGAAGGTCAGCCGGTTCAGGTCGTTTGCGGTGCCCCCAATGCCCGCACAGGTCTGGTCGGTGTTCTGGGTCGTCCGGGCGATTATGTGCCGGGCCTTGATGTCACGCTTTCGGTTGGTAAAATCCGTGGTGTCGAAAGTTTTGGCATGATGTGTTCCGAGCGCGAGCTGGAACTTTCAGATGAACATAACGGCATTATTGATCTGCCAGACGATGCGCCTGTTGGCACAAGCTATGCAGCTTACCTTGGCATTGACGATCCGATCATTGAAATCGGCCTGACGCCCAATCGGGCTGACTGTGCAGGCATTCGCGGTATTGCACGCGATCTGGCTGCCGCTGGCCTTGGTACGCTCAAAAACACTCTGCCGGAAGCGGTTAAGGGCGAAGGTCAGACACCTGTTAAGATCATTCTCGATCAGGATTCTGAAAATCCGTTCTGTAACGGTTTTGCGCTGCGGCTGGTCAAGGGTGTTAAGAATGGCCCAAGTCCGAAATGGATGCAGCAGCGCCTGAAAGACATTGGCATGCGCCCGATTAACGCGCTGGTGGATATCACCAATTATGTGACCTTCGATCAGGGGCGTCCGCTGCATGTGTTTGATGCAGCCAAGGTTAAGGGCAATCTGACCGTGCGTCTTGCAAAGGATGGCGAGACGATCCTCGGTCTTGATGGGCGTGAGCATAAGTTCAAGCCGGGCATGTATGTGATTGCCGATGACAACGGTCCCGAATCAATTGCCGGTATCATGGGCGGCGAGCATTCGGGCTGTGATGAAAACACCGTCGATGTGCTGATCGAGTCGGCCCTTTGGGATCCGCGTATGATCGCACGCACGGGCCGCGAACTCGGTATCGTCACCGATGCGCGCTATCGCTTTGAACGCGGCGTCGATCCTGAAATGATGGTTCCGGGTGCGGAAATTGCAACCAAAATGGTGCTTGAACTTTGCGGCGGTCAGCCGACGGTTCTCGACGTAGTTGGTTATACAGCCCCAGCGGCGCGCGTGATTGATTTCCCGGTTTCGGAAGTCAAACGCCTCACCGGTATCGACGTGTCCTATGATGAATCATTTGACATTCTGAAGCGTCTTGGCTTCGGCGTTGAAGGTGACGGCAAGGTTATTAAGGCGACCGTTCCAACATGGCGCAATGACGTAGAAGGCAAGGCTGACCTCGTCGAAGAAGTCATGCGTATCCACGGCATCAACCAGATTGCACCTCAGCCGCTGCCGGGTCTTGGCACGGTCAATGGTCGTATTCTGACAACGCTGCAAATCCGCACGCGTCTTGCACGCCGCACGCTTGCTTCGCGCGGCATGATGGAAGCCGTGACTTATTCCTTCATCTCCGAAGCGCAGGCAAAAGCCTTTGGCGGCGGCAAACCGGAACTGAAGCTGGCAAATCCGATTGCAGCCGATATGTCTGACATGCGCCCATCGCTGCTCCCGGGTCTGCTGTCTGCGGCTCAGCGCAATGCGGATCGTGGTTTTGGCGATACGGCCTTGTTCGAAGTCTCGGGCGTCTATGAAGGCGACAAGCCGGACCAGCAGCGTCGTGTGGCGGGCGGTGTCCGTCGCGGCACGGCAGGTGTCGAAGGCGCGGGGCGTTTCTGGGCGGGCAATGCATCACCTGTTGGCGTATTCGATGCGAAGGCCGATGCGCTGGCAGCACTTGAGGCTGCCGGTGCACCGGTTGATCGCATCCAGATCGAAGCCGGTGGTCCGGAATGGTTTCATCCGGGCCGTTCAGGCACGCTGAAACTCGGACCAAAGGTCGTGCTTGGCTATTTTGGTGAATTCCACCCGGATACGCTGGAAGCACTTGATGTGTCGGGCGCGCTCTGCGGCTTCGAAGTCTATATTGATGCGATCCCAGAGCCGAAGGCAAAGGCAACCCGCACCAAGCCAGCGCTCAGCCTCTCGCAGTTCCAGAGCCTTAAGCGTGATTTCGCCTTTGTGGTGGATGCAAGCGTTGAAGCGGGTAATGTCGTGAAGGCGGTCTCGTCTGCTGACAAGAAGCTGATTGCGGGTGTACAGGTGTTTGACGTGTTCACAGGCGCTTCACTTGGTGAAGGCA